The DNA region tttttaacccttcatgtagatgatgacgaaggaaaatcatggccttcgctttatcctgatttgatgcttcatttctttgtataatagtatttccaagacctttaacGTCAaagtgaatttcagcatcaagaacccatgataaatagttcctcccggtgatgtcaagtgccacaaattcaagttttgataaatttgacatagtgaaaactatcataaaagatgaataagttagagaaataattataataataaacaattaatgaaaacaaaacgattaaggtaaaagaaatgaaaatagagctatatcatgttaacaatctactatttcattttattcttgtcataaagtagaaattacatacttgtttcatttcactttatattattgatatatatgtgttaatagaactgaacgtgactaacattatttatatgttccaataaatataaagtaattaaactataaaattattgcttgtcaatttatttctcacagttctttaaaatgccttaaagatatgttttgatctagggagtccatgaatattataagtatgacattagtgcatagctagtttgatgactttgaggtcctctaagagttgagcacgaaaggaaatagttattttatcactgcaatatacttaaactatttaagatgcccaagcgcacaagtaatctgcaaacaaTGAGAATATGATATATActgccataaataaaatgattataatgatacataccttaataaaatatggctcaacttagcgggagttaagaataaaattagagtttcgtgctgataacgtgttataaaataaaagcaatgcagtaaaatgtaaacaagaagagatagagagaatggagaagtgttttcttctttcactttggtgtaatttttcattgcaattacatggccttttataggcataaaaagtaaagatgatggacataaaataggaaatttaatctttaagttattcacaacatgggcatccaatgtagcatccaatgtagtatccaatgtagtatccaaagtagtatccaatgtacaaactattcataacaaaaCTAAAATTATTAAGAATACTAGTGATATTTTTATTGTTCATAATATATAACCTCTTAATAAATGACTTTGAGATTTCTTATGTGGTTGAACAGCATGAGATGATACTAGCTGAACCTAAGAATTTAATAACCGCGACCTAATATTTCTTAGTGGAGAAGAGATGAAGGCACGTGATGGGGAGAAATGTGCGAAAGGGGTGCCTGTTTGAAAGAAAACGAAATTATATCCAAGATTTATATATAGTCTGCTATAATATGTCATAATTGAAGTTTACGTGATCTTAAATTTGTTGGCATGAGGTCATGATTGCTTACGTGGTGTTTCATGACGTTTGCAAATAGCTAGTGCAGAAGGGATGGAGGCACGTGATGGGGAGAAATGTGTGACTTCCCCTTTCTTATGCTAAGAGGTCCACTATAAATAGCTCCTAAGAGGTCCTCGTTTTTGCATCAACAAATAAGAAAACACAATATAACTAATTAAAACCTTGAGATAAGCATATCAATGGCAGGGAAGGTTGAGAAAGTGCTTGCAGTAGTGATGCTTGCAATGCTTCTGTTTTCGGAGCATTTAATGGCTGCTAATCATGAAATTAAAACAACTGAAGATAACTCTACTATTAGCCCTTTCTGCTTAGTAAAATGTTTATTTGGATGTAGGGGGTTGCCACCTGTACAAGCATCCATTTGTGCTGCTCAATGTTATTTAAAGTGCCGTGACCAAGATGCGGCCAATATTGCTGAAACTAAGGGCATAATTGGTGAGACTGCATACAACCAGTATGATGTTGGATGTGCCGTTGGCTACTGCTCTGAGTTCCTGTTGAATTATGGTAtatatatatctctctctctttccctCTCATAAATTGTGTTACCAATCATGTTTATAACACTTTAAACTGTTATAGAAATCAATTATTTAATTGTGTCTTTAGCTTGCTTCCTCATGTGCGTGTCTTATTCCTTTTCATGGGTCAAACACAGATCATGGATGGCAGTGAACTCGAGCCTAGCTAGTTTATATATGTCTTTGGTATCATATTGAAGTATTGCCTTACCATCTCATTTAAAAGATTAGTATAATTAAGGTGTTAGAAAGAATACAGTTTTATGTTGGGCTAAAACGGCCCGCGAATACTATTAACATGATGTTATATTGTCTGCTTCGGATCAAGCCTGCACGGTATTTTGCAAAAGGTCCCACATCATTAAAAGATCCATCTCTCAATCTTTTCAGCTACCGATGTGAGATTTTGTTCGCACACCCAACATTTTACTTAATTTTGTTCTCACCAGGTTCTCTGTAGAATTTTATAGGCTTTATATCTTTGTTATTCAATATTAATAGTAGCATAAAAGGGTCAAATGATCTTTCTCTAATATGCCTCTCTTCACCTGTTTTATTTATCTGTTGATGATGCAGATGAGAAGAGGTTCAAGTGCTGCATGGAATACTGCCGCGAGGACAAAATGATTTGTCCTGTTGAGGCTGCAGCTTGAAGAAATGGTTGCCCTAAAATTATGTAAAAACTATCGCCTCCTCAAATGGAAGTACACTACTGTTTCTACTTCCAGTATTGTTTAGTAGTAGTAGTAAATAAGTGAGGCATGTTATGTACTCTTATGTtttgtaatctttatgctttttAATAATGTAATCTGTTTGTGTGCTGTGTGCATGCAATGCATGCATACGAAGCTAGCTACCACTTTTTATGTACTAAAAGTGAAGAGTAACTTATTTTCTGATCGCTGAATACTTATATGCTCGATCGGGAAGCCATCTTTCTCAAGCTAGAAAATTAGTTCGGGTGGGCAATATATAGGGATGGCAAATGGGCGGGTTGGGCTGAATTTGGGCGGGTCAAGATGAGTTAGGTCAATAAATGGGTCATTGCCCAACCCAGCCCAAAGTGGACTTGGGCTAAGATGGGTTGGGTCAAGATGTGCTAAACAATgggtcataacccaacccgctCAACTTGACCCATGTTTTAAGGGAGGAGGTGGGtggtgcaaaaaaaaaaacagaaaattgaaaatacaaaaaaaaaagttaaatttttttttgaggGGGGGCTGGGTGGGTGGatggtgcagaaaaacaaaagaacataaaattaaaaatacaaaaaaaaagtaaaattggggcagctaaataaatttatatataagtTGGGTTGAGATATCTTTTGTTTTGAGTGAGTTTCATGAGTTGTATTTGAACTGCTTAATGGGTCAGAATGGGCTATAAGATATAATGGGTTAACTTAGACTCAGCCCAAATTAACCCATGAGCTAAAATGTTTGTAACCCAACCCATTAATCTTTGGACGAGTTGGGCTGGTTAGATgagtttgggctcaaattgccaccCCTAGCAATATATGTATCCTTAATATCTAATTTGTTCTATATATTTAGCCTCATTTCTATAAATTCTCGAACTTTAAAAGTTCTCTG from Nicotiana tabacum cultivar K326 unplaced genomic scaffold, ASM71507v2 Un00433, whole genome shotgun sequence includes:
- the LOC142179237 gene encoding uncharacterized protein LOC142179237 — protein: MAGKVEKVLAVVMLAMLLFSEHLMAANHEIKTTEDNSTISPFCLVKCLFGCRGLPPVQASICAAQCYLKCRDQDAANIAETKGIIGETAYNQYDVGCAVGYCSEFLLNYDEKRFKCCMEYCREDKMICPVEAAA